The following are encoded together in the Adhaeribacter arboris genome:
- a CDS encoding spondin domain-containing protein, with the protein MKESLYLKKNCYLVAMALLPILLSACEQDDEGTPVVSQPVTITVENVLHSQPLVESGTFQGTGTPALILPGQSTSFQFSAAKGEAVTFATMYGWSNDLFFAPVNPGIPVYQANGTPIEGDVSAQVRLWDNGTRINQAPGASVNHPGIAETKNIAEVNGSDAQGNSYVPASQLVKATLKYEGNSVFTLTLENTSGGTANETPLSPGVWAVSYIVGGNLLNAAPLYTSGQPTANGLTNIAEMGNNAPLNTYLGTITGIFTPLSPVLVVIYNGIDNPIYKAGELDRGQGLRPLAQKGNADTLAAYLTGKPGIKAVYVLPAPTTKVLLPVIGSQAGGKVSQAIMVAPDDRLAIATMYGFSNDWFFATADNGVDAMQRGDISSSIHLYDNGTALNQFPGAGITQFNLAGTPLKESQPLAAVPNPNDFTTLPTIPNMIRVELK; encoded by the coding sequence ATGAAAGAATCCCTTTATCTGAAAAAAAATTGTTATTTGGTAGCCATGGCGCTACTACCCATTCTCCTTTCGGCCTGTGAACAAGATGATGAGGGGACGCCAGTGGTAAGTCAACCCGTTACTATTACCGTAGAAAACGTATTACACTCCCAACCGCTGGTTGAATCCGGTACCTTTCAGGGCACCGGTACGCCGGCCTTAATTTTGCCTGGTCAGTCCACTTCCTTCCAGTTTTCGGCCGCCAAAGGAGAAGCGGTCACCTTTGCTACGATGTATGGCTGGTCCAACGATTTGTTCTTTGCTCCCGTCAATCCGGGTATACCCGTCTACCAGGCCAATGGAACCCCGATAGAAGGCGATGTCTCGGCTCAAGTTAGACTATGGGACAATGGCACGCGAATCAACCAAGCCCCAGGAGCCAGTGTCAACCATCCGGGAATAGCGGAAACTAAAAACATTGCCGAAGTGAATGGCAGTGATGCCCAAGGCAACAGTTATGTACCGGCCTCCCAACTGGTGAAAGCTACCCTTAAATACGAAGGAAATTCCGTTTTTACGCTCACTTTAGAAAATACTTCCGGCGGTACGGCTAATGAAACGCCCCTTAGTCCCGGCGTTTGGGCCGTGTCTTATATTGTGGGCGGTAACTTGCTCAATGCCGCCCCCTTGTACACGAGCGGTCAGCCTACGGCCAACGGGCTTACCAATATTGCCGAGATGGGAAATAATGCCCCATTGAACACGTATTTAGGCACCATAACCGGCATTTTTACTCCCCTTTCGCCGGTACTGGTGGTAATTTATAATGGCATCGACAACCCGATTTATAAAGCGGGCGAACTGGATCGTGGCCAAGGGCTGAGGCCTCTGGCGCAGAAGGGGAATGCCGATACGTTGGCGGCTTATCTAACCGGTAAACCAGGCATTAAAGCCGTATATGTGTTACCTGCCCCCACTACTAAAGTTTTGCTGCCGGTGATTGGTTCGCAGGCGGGAGGCAAGGTGTCGCAAGCTATTATGGTAGCACCGGACGACCGCCTGGCAATTGCTACGATGTATGGTTTTTCGAATGACTGGTTTTTCGCTACAGCGGATAACGGTGTGGATGCCATGCAAAGAGGAGACATTTCCTCCAGTATTCATTTGTATGATAACGGCACGGCTCTCAACCAGTTTCCCGGGGCGGGTATTACCCAGTTTAATTTAGCCGGCACTCCGCTTAAAGAAAGTCAACCTTTAGCCGCCGTTCCTAACCCCAATGACTTTACTACTTTACCAACTATCCCCAACATGATTCGGGTAGAACTTAAGTAA